One part of the Enterococcus sp. DIV1094 genome encodes these proteins:
- a CDS encoding NAD(P)H-dependent oxidoreductase: MTIYQQLLERENHGAPIKIGVIGAGQMGFGMIAQIATIPGMAVTGISDIRLDFAQSAAAAYQASSTRQHKVLTVTDFKEVIYSEDVEVIVDATGVPEVGAKIAMETLVAKKHLVLLNVEIDITVGSLMHKLYQTANLVYTGSDGDEPAATTELFEFAKSMGMEVLVAGKGKNNKLNISANPDTCREEALKKKMAPHMLAAFKDGTKTMAEMNLLSNAIGFVPDKVGMHGIAGDQTSVVKDLDIKENGGILDKFGVVEYVDGLAPGVFVIVKGQNDGVKHELNYLMQKEGDHHLLYRPFHLASLETPITIAKAVLRNDHAIVPLGAPISETVAVAKKTIKEGERLDGIGGYSVRGVLETHVDMVSEGHIPIGLISGEVVAKRTIKEGTFITEEDVELDQSTTVWKLRKLQDSMF, encoded by the coding sequence ATGACTATTTATCAACAATTATTAGAAAGAGAGAACCATGGAGCACCAATTAAAATCGGAGTGATCGGTGCAGGTCAAATGGGCTTTGGTATGATTGCACAAATCGCTACGATTCCTGGAATGGCTGTAACAGGCATCAGTGATATTCGTCTAGATTTTGCACAAAGTGCGGCGGCGGCTTACCAAGCTTCAAGCACACGCCAACATAAAGTTTTAACAGTCACTGATTTTAAAGAAGTTATTTATTCAGAGGATGTTGAAGTGATTGTTGATGCAACCGGTGTACCAGAAGTAGGGGCGAAAATCGCTATGGAAACCTTGGTAGCTAAGAAACATCTAGTACTGTTGAATGTTGAAATTGATATTACCGTAGGTTCTTTGATGCACAAACTGTATCAGACAGCGAATTTAGTTTACACGGGGTCAGATGGGGATGAGCCAGCTGCGACAACGGAACTCTTCGAATTTGCCAAATCAATGGGGATGGAAGTATTAGTTGCAGGTAAAGGGAAGAACAACAAACTGAATATTTCTGCAAATCCGGATACATGCCGCGAAGAAGCATTGAAGAAAAAAATGGCACCTCATATGTTAGCTGCGTTTAAAGATGGTACAAAAACAATGGCAGAAATGAACTTATTATCAAATGCGATTGGATTTGTACCAGATAAAGTGGGAATGCATGGAATCGCTGGCGATCAAACTTCAGTAGTTAAAGATCTGGATATTAAAGAAAATGGTGGAATCCTTGATAAATTTGGGGTAGTCGAATATGTAGATGGTTTGGCTCCTGGTGTCTTTGTCATTGTAAAAGGTCAAAATGACGGAGTGAAGCATGAGTTGAATTATCTGATGCAAAAAGAGGGCGATCATCATCTATTATACCGTCCGTTCCATTTAGCAAGTTTAGAAACACCTATCACGATTGCCAAAGCGGTCTTACGAAATGACCATGCAATCGTTCCTCTTGGCGCACCGATTTCAGAAACTGTGGCAGTTGCGAAAAAGACGATCAAAGAAGGCGAGCGCTTAGATGGTATTGGTGGTTATAGTGTTCGCGGCGTGTTAGAGACGCATGTCGACATGGTCAGCGAAGGACATATCCCGATCGGTTTGATTTCAGGAGAAGTCGTAGCAAAACGCACGATCAAGGAAGGTACATTTATCACAGAAGAGGATGTTGAGTTAGATCAATCAACGACGGTCTGGAAACTTAGAAAGCTACAAGATAGCATGTTCTAA
- a CDS encoding sugar-binding transcriptional regulator produces the protein MGYSDDKRLLVELASMYYNEGAKQEEIAKKFSISRSLVSKYLAKARSLGLVEIIIHDDLIHPFQRLEQKVQKKYQLKEVICVHSIGEESLNKRLGIATARYLSRIIKADTTIAISAGTTLHEAAVIFSVKNHLPNVRFIPMVGGLGREHVSLQSNVICELLANKCGGIALELHAPITVDSAEAKEVFLSQSFIKNVLEEAKHADISLVGIGGTPVYSTMTKAYLAKEDGMKVDFTNGEIIGDICYNFIDEEGSVVDCEWNKRVLSLEIADLKKIPLKIAAAGGKDKIKGIKAALTNRLIDVLIIDEDTAKFLLNEYI, from the coding sequence ATGGGGTATTCAGATGACAAGCGATTATTAGTGGAACTCGCATCCATGTATTATAACGAAGGAGCCAAGCAAGAAGAAATCGCTAAAAAATTCAGTATCAGCCGCTCTCTTGTATCCAAGTATCTAGCAAAAGCACGTAGTCTAGGTTTAGTAGAGATCATTATTCACGATGATTTGATTCACCCATTCCAACGTCTAGAACAAAAGGTCCAAAAGAAATATCAATTGAAAGAGGTCATTTGTGTCCATTCGATTGGAGAAGAATCACTAAACAAACGATTAGGGATTGCGACTGCGAGATATCTTTCTAGGATCATCAAGGCGGATACAACGATTGCAATTTCAGCAGGCACGACGCTCCACGAAGCCGCAGTGATTTTTTCAGTGAAAAATCATCTACCTAATGTACGGTTTATCCCTATGGTAGGAGGATTGGGTCGGGAGCATGTCAGTTTGCAATCCAATGTGATTTGCGAATTGCTTGCCAATAAATGTGGGGGGATCGCACTTGAACTCCATGCGCCGATCACTGTGGACTCAGCGGAAGCAAAAGAGGTCTTTTTAAGTCAATCTTTTATCAAGAATGTGTTAGAAGAAGCTAAACATGCCGATATTTCCTTAGTTGGGATTGGGGGCACGCCTGTCTATTCCACAATGACAAAAGCGTATTTAGCCAAAGAAGATGGGATGAAGGTTGATTTTACAAACGGTGAGATCATTGGCGATATTTGTTATAACTTCATCGATGAAGAAGGCTCTGTCGTAGACTGTGAGTGGAATAAGCGTGTTTTGTCGCTAGAAATAGCTGATTTAAAGAAGATTCCGTTGAAGATTGCTGCTGCTGGAGGAAAAGATAAAATCAAAGGAATCAAAGCAGCTTTAACGAATCGTTTGATCGATGTGTTGATCATCGATGAAGATACTGCAAAATTTCTTTTAAATGAATATATCTGA